The Helianthus annuus cultivar XRQ/B chromosome 11, HanXRQr2.0-SUNRISE, whole genome shotgun sequence region aaatatcatctaggtataatcacctataagactgaatactaggatctggatacgggagtatatactgaggttggacacatgtagatgttaaagtcctaaaacactaattctgtatcccgaacaggttgaaagttttgtgagaatttaagaggatcagtatatcggcaatctacgcgaattgtttaatgcttaaaatgaaacaatagcttaacggtgctagtgtctagtcggcagctgatatgatccccttaCACACTTAcaaaaaatattgtgtgtacagttttcagtttatccagttaaaaatccaaaaagatttttgtttctcattttATTTTGGACAACTGACTTTGGGAATCAGAAGATCAAAGCTTAGTGCAGATCATGTCAGTGTTTGATGAGGGCTGGGTAAGCTGGAGATGCAAAACAATGATTGGTACAGTGTTTGACAAGCTGAAAAGTGTTTGGAAGTTCAAAATGTTCAAAAGTTCATTCATTTGAACTATTTTCAGAATGAAATAACTGCGTACTTCATAAttcggtcaaccaaggtcattaacttggacttggtgggccaagcagttgaccaaggtcattgacttggacttggtcaactgggtgtgACGGTGGTTAATctgaaaaatgttaaaaagttaaatttttgaaaactatttcatggtttcgctcatatgtcacatttgaaaatgatttcgctcataagggcACATAAAAGAGGTTTCGCTTTTAGCTGCTCAtgtggtttcgcttttgtgtcccatgaggtttcgctcataatgATTATTGGTCATAAGAGCGAAACTTGTCCAACTATATAAACCGGATGGTTCCGCTTTTATGTCATTTTCACCCCTTTCGCTCATAACGTCTTCTTCTCCGGCGAACTTGAAGTGAAACCCTAAAACGTCTAATTTCAGGCGAAGTGCTGCCCAAATTTCTACAGATTTTATCATTCTCATAGTTGTTAATCATGGGCAAGGTTGATTATGCTTCAATTTGACCTATATCATTTGATATTTGAACTGTCGGCCATGTATGTTGAACAAAACATAGATTTAGGTCTTTAACTGTTAAATCTGTACAACAAAACAAACTTGTATTGTCGTCTGAGTGTGTAGATCTTGATAGTGTGTGTTGATTGTTTCGAATCTGTTGTTTGTTGATGTGTGTAGATGTCCGGGTGTTACAGTTGTAGATCTAGGGTGTTTGAGTGATCTTTGATGGAATTAAAACATATCCCTAGTCTCGGAATTATCAGATTAACAAGATAATAGGTTCAATTTTGAGATTTGATCAGTTTTTGAGTGTCTATTGATGATTTCGCTTTTAGGGTTGTATGTGGTTCCGCTCATTTGAAGATCATGTGTTTCCGCTTATCTGTACATCATGGGGTTCCGCTCATGAGTGCATTGTGAGGTTCCGCTTATCGGTACATCATGAGGTTCCGCTTTTATGCACAATCTGTGATTTTGCTTTAATGTCACAACTTGTGATTTCGTTCTTAGTGCATAAGTGGTTTCGCTTTTAGGGTATCATGAGTTGTCACTTGTAACAATTTTaatgtttgaaaatttttctaagtaattcTGATTCAGTGTATGTGATTGTGATTTGCAGGATTCCAATGTTGTCtttgatcctcttcacaacagttgttgtgaTTTGGACATTCAGAAAAACCCGTAATTAGCAAAGTTTAGTGGTATATTGGAGTTTATGGGTCGTATTCCCATCCAGAAGGCATTGACTGATCAAAGACCACTATACAAATCTCACATTGAATTTTTCTGGAACAATGCAAGCTATGATGATCAGAACAAAGTTATTTCGTCAATTGTTGAGGTGCATGGCAAGATGGAGAAGATTCTAGTCACCGAAGCTCTTATTCGTGAAGATATTAACTTTCCAGATGACGCAGATGCGCCAACGAGATTTCCGAAAAGAATGGTGAAAGGTTGTATGTTAAGAATGGGATATCAGGGAGCTTTGAGTGCTGGGAATTATTTGAAGCCAAAGTTTACAAAGCCATACAAGTTCCTGATTCACTGTGTGTTAATGTCTTTGAGCCATACGAAAGGAAGCTATGATACGATGCGTGATTATCAAATGAATATGGTCACGGCGttagtgttgaacaaaaagtacaATTTCTCACACATTGTATTCCATTACATGGCTGAGAATATCAAGACAGGCAGAAAGAGTTGGATGTATCCGAGGTTTGTGCAGATGATGATTGATCACGCTTATCCAGAAATTGACAGAAATATAAAAGATGACTTGTTGATACAATCACATATGAGCAATGATACGCTTAAGCAGATTGTGAGATACCACCCGAATCATCCAGAACCAAAAGTTGGTGCTGcattttttggttttataaaagatGCTAACTACGCTGATCCAGATCAAGTTGATCATCAGAACTGGAGAAATGAAGCTGAAATGAAAGAGGCAGTGTATACTGAAGAGTTGAAAGTTCATGaagatttcaaaaacacaaagaatGAATGGTATGTGAAAGAAACTGGGAGAAGACGCAGAAAGGCCACTCCTATTGTTAAAAAGGCCGGGGGATCTTCTTCACAACCAaagaagaagcaaaagaaagCTGCTAAAATGTCTTTGATTGATGAACCTGAAGAAGATGAACAGGTGGTCACTGTGGAAAAGGAAACAGTGGTAACTGCGGAAGATGATCCATTTAatgttgatgatttgtttgatacTGATGTCTTAGAGATAGGGCCAACAGTGGTTGCTGATGTTGATAAAGTTGTTAATGTTGAAGcatagaaagagaaagaaaaggttATTGATGATATTGAGGGAGATGATGTGGATAAAGATACTACAAGCTCCTCGAGTTCTTCAGATGAAGAAGTAGTAGATGAGACTGAACGTTTACGAAGAGTTCAGGAAGAAATAGAACAAGAAAAGCTGTTAAGAAAGAGAAAAAGACAGGAAAAGGACGATGATGAAGCTTATGTGCCTTCTCCAGAACATGACTCAGTGTCACAATCTCCTCAATGCGGCAGAAAGAAAGCCAGAGCTTGAAAGAAAGTAGTTTCTCCAAAGATTCGCAAAGTCACACCAAAGATATCAAAACCGAAGATTGTGCTAAAGAAGAAACAAACCAAGGAAACCAAgaaaccaccaacaccaccacatgaaccAATTCCACCACAATCACCAATCCAATCACCACCCCGACAACCTACACCACCACAACAATcctcaccaccaaaacaaccaacaccaccaagacaaccatcaccacTACATCATTCACCTCCACCACAACAAACCCTTTTCACCTCGCAAGAAATCTTTCATACCCCTCCACTCACTCAAATTCAACCTGGTTCTTCTAGCAAAGGTCTTTATACTCCACATGATAATCTTGAAGACATCGGAGATTTCGGTTTTGCGAACAATGAACAAGTGTTGAAGTTGGAGAAAAGGATGGATGAAGCGTTAGTGGAAAACAAGAAATTAGCCGCTGAAAACAAGAAGGTGTCTGATCGAGAGAAAATTCTAGAAATGCGTGTGAAGAAGTTGGAAAgagttggtgaaaaagattgattcagatCAGTCAGAGATTGACATCTTGAAGGTGAAAATTACTGAGCTGGAAGAAGAAGAGGCTCGACGAGATGAGCAAAATGAATACttcaagttgaagaacaaagAATTTGAAGCAGCTAAAGCATTAAGAGATCATGAGTTCTAGATGCTGAATAAAGTAGTGGAAAGCATGCTCGGAACATCAGTAGagcaaaagtttgaagagctgcAAGTTGAAGAGCTCAGAGTTGAACGTCAAGCCAAaatagatgaacaaatgaaagacaAAGGCAAAGGTGTTAAAGGAAGTTCTGCAGTGACAGAAAGATCGATTGTTCCTTCAATGGTTGTTGATAATCCTGAGCCTATCTCTGCTGTTTCTGTTCTGTTTGAGGATTATACTCCTATGGATGAGTTGATTGGagatagtgatgaagatgatgaagaggaggatgaagaggaagatgtaaaagatgagaaagtatATTCTGCGAGCAGTCATAGTTCAGGAAaggatgatgatgacgatgatgctcaGGGTGGTACAGGGTTGAAAGTATCTGAAGCTTCTGCTGAACAGAATGTTGATAATTTGATGAATGACTCTGTGAACAAAGAATCAGGGGGAGCTGATGGACAGGGGGAGTCAGGTGATGTAGAGAACGTTCAACAAGCTGAGAAATTGATCTTGAGGTTAGATACTTATCGTGAAGAAGGAGAGCATTTCCATACTTACACGTTGGAAGCAATTAAGGAAATGACTCGCTTGATGGATCCCGACTTTAAATTCGATTTTGAAGAAGAAATGAACTCTGAGTTTGAAGAAGAGTTGAATGCCTTTGACATAAATCATCACTCTGAGTATGAGTATCGatatgttgaagatgctgattTGTATGATAGAGTTGAAGTGGAAGACTGGGCAGATGATGAAAGCATTAATGAAGATACTTTGCAGTTGCCAACGTTAATGGAATTCTTTACTGAGGAGAATCGTGATGAGTTGCGAAGAAAGGAAGCTGAAATTCTGAAAGATGTGAATTTTGATGGAACTCCGAATGACATGGCAAAGGAAGAAAGGAAGAAATGGTTTAAGGAAAGTCATGAGAGAAAGTTCAAACGTCCTTTGAAGTATTATCAACGTGATAGAAGCGTATCTCTCAGGGACATTATTAGCTGGGGTTTTCTGCCTCAAGTTAATGCGTATGCGATTAGGAGGGAATGCGGAATCCAGTACTTTGAAAAGTTACATGATATTATGTCACTTccatggtgggatgtggatgaATTGTCAAAGGTTAGAACTTTGGGATATAATATCAGGAAGAACGACATTGCTATGTGGGGTTTGATAAAATTTGAGGCTTTAAGAGACTTCAAGCACTGGAAGCCACATTATCCGAAAAGAGTTACAAGAAGAGATCCAGTGACAGGAGTTGAAGAAACGATTCTGAATGAGAAAAAGCCGAAAACGATGAAGACTATACCAGTGCCTCCAATGGAGCAAGAGTTCTACAAAGGCTTCATGGGCTGGGTTTATAGTTGCATTACTACTGAAGCAGTGATTACTTACAGAGCAGGTGGAGAATTGAGAGAGATTCATGTTTATTATCCTATGTGGCTTGTAAATTGCTCTGCAAAGGATATCAAATGTCTTTTCATCAACAAAATTCACTATCAGCAAGAAGACAGAGAGCAGGCAATGCAATTTCAGCGAGTTGTAACCCTTTGCTTTCAGAAAAGTATTATctctgaaagtaaatggaagtcttcatggtgGTCGCTCGAGGAGAAAATGAAAAGGAAAGCTGCTcgtgaacgtcaaaagcttgaTGAGAACAGAGGTAAATGGATGCATATTCAAGCTGAAGAAGATAAAGCAAGAAAGAAACAGAACGACATGATAAGGAATGCGCTTAGGAGGAAGCCTAAGAAACACGAAGAGAAGTTCAAGTCGTTTTGAAGACccgaagaccaagactgaagactgcggctatatccaagggggagtttgttggtgcacgaatgtctaaagcctgcatcttagtcttagttgatcaatgtatagggtctagatgtgttaattatgtattgtatagggGTTGAAAGTGTAAATGTTTAATTTTCatgttgaggtttcgctccaagtgacatgttcacataagcgaaaccatctcccctataaatacccaagttgttttctcattttgtacgttCATGTCCAGTGTGTAGCCGACCTGCTGCCCGTGTATTTTGTGAAGATTgaatgagaaaactgttttaaagtgaATTCCTTCTGTTTCTACACATTTGTACTTTGATTCCGATTTTGTATTTCTgctgcattttcggtagttgcTAGCTCGATTTGACTCAATTGACTGTCAAATACGGTCCTACACaatgcaagttcattaagttgatacttgtaaTTTTTCCAGAAAAATGTGTTTGAAAAATTGACAAAACAACAGTTTGCTTTATTTTGGGTcagccaaggtcattaagttgaacttgatagGCAAATTAAGTGCctagggtcattaatttggacctagatacttaagtggatttctaaaactgataaaATCTGAGAAAAACGTTAAAAAGTAAAAGGTCAAAACACTTAAAAAGTCAAAGAGTTGTGTTTGCCTCGggcggtaatccgatcgggtggcaacccgattAGACAGCAATCCGATTCATAGTCTTACTATAAATAGGAGGTCAATGCTCACAGTCAAACTTTTCACTAGATCGGGCGACCATCCTATTCTCTCACGCACTCTTACTTTCTGATCTTGTTTTTTTCACACTTTTTCTTTGCACAAGACACTGGATTTGGTTTGCACAACCTTCTCAATGGCAAAGGTAAGTTTTCATGATTCAAAACTGTTAAATTTGATGTTTTATTGACTGTTCTTGATAACGATGTCTATTTGGAGCTTTATTCTTAGATCTAGGCTTTATTAGGATGATTTGATGAAATCTAAGCATAAGGTTTTGATCTTGAGtgttagatctacaagtttaccgTGTCAATTTGTGCTTAAACATGATAGATCTAGGAGATTTAATGATTAGAACGAGTCAGCAGTCGGTGTAGTTATTGTCAAATTAAACTCAAATGGCTGGGAGTTAGAACATGatgaacatagggttttgatcATGTTTAGATTCTCTACATAGATCTATGTTCAATTTGATGTTTAGCTTAGAAATCTTTGATGCTCAAAattcattcaaactgttctttaaTGTCTATGAATCGAGTGGCAACTCattcgggtggcaatccgatctgGTGACCACCCAATCCAATGCATGTTAATGATTGAATTATTTTCTAAGTGCTTGTGCCTAGGAATTTATGCCTTAATTGTTAGACTGCTTAATAAGGTTCCTTGGTAATTGTGCCTTAATCTGTTAAAAGTGGTTTGGATAGttggcaacccgatcgggtggcaatccgatcaggtGGCAATCCGATACATAGCACTTCATGTTTGAAAAATGTTCCAAGTGTTTACCTAGTTTTCTGTGCTTTCACTAAGTGTCTTGGATAGTttggcaacccgatcgggtggcaattcgTTCCAGATACATTCATTCACTGATCATCATATGCCAAGGATCaagtggcaatctgatcggacagCCCTCCTATCCGCATTACTATGTCTTGAGATCTATGCATTCATGTCAAGggtcgagtggcaatccgatcgggtgcaatccgatcggacagccatccgatcctcATCACTAAATGAcaaaaatttttcaaatgttCAAAATTGTCAAGGAACGAGTGACAACTCGATCGGGTAGCAATCcaatcgggtggtcatccgatccaTGGCTTTCACTCTTAAAGATGTTGACTGGTCAAAGGTGATTACTTGCTTGTGAGAtgaatcgagtggcaatccgatcgagtgggcaGCCGATTCATATATAGTTGACTTTGTTGACTTCTCATTGCAcaagatggcaatccgatcgggtggcaatccgatcggacagccatccgatcctcAGTACTATGCAGAGTGAAATTCCAGAGTTAGAAAAATTTTGAGAATTTCAAATTTTTTATACTTCTCATTTTTGTCTCGAACTTCGTGCAAAAGTTAACAATGAATATTTTTGCAGCGAAAAGCGTCAGATTGGGATAAATCTCACAACATCTATTATCTGCTGGATGCACTTTTTACAGATAAAACTGTGTTTGAAGTTATAGCCAAGTTTTTGAGAGAAAGCAAGATTGCTAAGGCATTAACTGACAAGACTATAGTTTATGAATCTCATCTGACACGGTTTTGGAATTCAGCGAGGTATGAAGAGAAAGATAAGATGATTTATTTTGCAGTGAGAAAGAAGGACGAGAATGGACAGGATGTGGATTTAGAAATAAAGTTCAATGTTGGTGATCTTAGACGTGTGTTAGAGCTGGGTGATTCTGACAACGATCCTACCATTATTCCCCGACGTCTTTGCAAAGGTTTATGGTGCAGGATGGGATTTACTGGGCACATAAATGGAAAAATGGGTAAAACAATGTTCAGTAAACCCTACAAGTTCATGATCCACTGCGTAGTACATGCATTATCACATAGGAAGGGAGCGTATGATGAAACTTCTGACTACATGAACATTATCACCTGCCTGGTGCTGAACAGGCCATACAACGTATCAAAGGTGATGTTTGATTACTTGGTAGAAAATGTAAAAGATGGAAGTGAAaaatacatcatgtatccaaggttCATATAGATGATAATTGATGATCAATTCAAGGATATTCAAAAGGATGATATGCAGAATTAACAATCCAACTTATGTTGCTCCAGAGAATGATGCGTGGAGACATGAGAATAGTGGATCTGAGAATGAAAATGAGAAGATGAGTGAATTGGTTGAAAAGAAAATTCGTTGGTGGTTTGTGAAAGACGAAAAGAGGAAGAGAACACCAAAGACGTCCCCAGTAGTTCCTATTCCTACGGAGCCAGCACCGAAGATAGTTATtaagggtatagtgaaagggggagtcatAAGGTAGTTAGAACTTTTAATTGTTATGTTTTACTAATGAATACTTCAATTCTTGTTTTGTAGGGCCTTCGAAAGAACCACAATCAAGTCTGATAGATGAGCCAGTGTTGGATCCATCAAGCATACCTCAAGAAGGGATTGACTTGACAAAGGCAACGTTTGAGTAGTATGTAAAGCTTACTGAAGATCTAACTCAGAAAGATCAAGGTACAAGTGCTCCAACAGAAAGTGTCAAAGACAAAGAGCCTGAAGGTGTTGCACGTGATGATTCAAGTGAAGCTGATGATGAGACCACTGAGACAGAAACAGAGCTTGATCTTACAACGCTTGGTCGTGGAAAAGCTCAGTTGAAAAAGAAATCAACAAAGAAGAAGAAAGGATCTGACGAAGAAGATTCTACTTACACTCCATCAGTAGTTGGTGAGCGAAAAAAGCTGAGGATAAAGCGAAATGCATTTCAAACTGGAGTGATTCCAAGAAATGTCAGAGCAAGAAAAGGTGGTGCCTCAATGCTAGAAATCCAAAGTGGTAAAAATGAAAAACATTTTACAACTTCAAAGGTGTCTGAAGCTGAAAAAGTTCAAAGTGTCAAAGTTCCAGTAGTTCCAGAAGTACAACAACATGTTGAAGAGCCTGAGGTTGAGATTCAAAAGAAAGGTGGTAATGATGATTATGTTGAAGTCAATGAAGTAAGAGCAGCtacacctccaccaccaccaccaccacaagaTCTACCTATTCTTGAAGCTCCTGAATCTTCAAGATCAAAGGATAAAGATTTTTCTAATCTGTTTGGAGATCTTCCTCATGCTACGGGGGTATATAAAGATGATTTAatgcttgatgatgattttgatgtgTTCAACAACGCGGTAGTGAAAGAGCTGGAGAAGAAAGTTGGTGAACTtgagaaacaaaaagaaaaagcTGAAGCTGAGCGTGAAGTGTTAAAGAAGAAGCTTGAAGAGCTGATGAAAGAAAATGAGGAAATAAAGACGGTCATGATCAATCAagcaaagaaaataaaaacaatggAAGATGACGTTGAAGACAATACAAAGCTCTTTGATGTTATGCAACAAGAAATTTCTGATATGAATAAGAAGCTGGTGAAGATGAATGAGATAAACCAGTCGCAAAATCAATTGATTAATGAACTACATGAAGCATTAGCGAATGAGTTCAAAGTGATGAAGTTGGAGATGGAAGCGATGAAGGCTGATAAAGTTATAAAAGATGATCAACTCAACATGCTATACACTATTATGGAAAGTCATCTGAACATTGATGTTCATGCTGTCTTCAACAACATTGAAGTCAAAAGAGCCAAAGAACGTAGAGTTGAAAGAGAAAGACGATTGGCTGAAGAAGCAACACTAAAGAAGAAAAGTGTTATAGAAGAGACTCAAGAAGTA contains the following coding sequences:
- the LOC110887981 gene encoding glutamic acid-rich protein-like; translation: MICRINNPTYVAPENDAWRHENSGSENENEKMSELVEKKIRWWFVKDEKRKRTPKTSPVVPIPTEPAPKIVIKGPSKEPQSSLIDEPVLDPSSIPQEGIDLTKKDQGTSAPTESVKDKEPEGVARDDSSEADDETTETETELDLTTLGRGKAQLKKKSTKKKKGSDEEDSTYTPSVVGERKKLRIKRNAFQTGVIPRNVRARKGGASMLEIQSGKNEKHFTTSKVSEAEKVQSVKVPVVPEVQQHVEEPEVEIQKKGGNDDYVEVNEVRAATPPPPPPPQDLPILEAPESSRSKDKDFSNLFGDLPHATGVYKDDLMLDDDFDVFNNAVVKELEKKVGELEKQKEKAEAEREVLKKKLEELMKENEEIKTVMINQAKKIKTMEDDVEDNTKLFDVMQQEISDMNKKLVKMNEINQSQNQLINELHEALANEFKVMKLEMEAMKADKVIKDDQLNMLYTIMESHLNIDVHAVFNNIEVKRAKERRVERERRLAEEATLKKKSVIEETQEVGGSSRQVDVEMVDAEVDPKGFVLVGESSTLSYDFDDIVRRVHVIQKKKKAKEVLLLRWKDEEVVEEEEDEEEKIDDELFDYIDNFPEGDDDDNDQGSSGLLIVNPSVQQKIEDFLNDEINEQEDDQHQEASTSGKQHVDQVFLTQPTVIYLHARYKEELEVPRSREEMIEELGLDDVKFKFDIEDEIPLSPEREYEFVYAQEADKYNDVIVEDASDSSDE